The Nitratidesulfovibrio sp. SRB-5 genomic sequence TCGGGGTGATCATGGTGGTGAACCTGGCCATCGGCTTCATCACGCCGCCGGTGGGGGTTAACCTGTTCGTGGCCAGCAGCATCAGCAAGGTGAGCATCGGCGACGTGGTGCGGGCGGCCTGGCCGTTCCTGTTGGCCATGATCGCCCTGCTCATGGCCATCACCTATATTCCGGCCATCTCGCTGTGCCTGCTGTAGGCGGAGGCTGCATGCGGACCATACTGCTGGACGATGCGCTGCACGCCACCATGGAGGCCGAACGCCTGGCCCGCGCCGACGGCGGACTGCCTGTCTGCCTGTGCGTGACCGACGGCAGCGGCGACCTGCTGGCCTTCGTCCGCATGGACGGGGCGCCGGAACGACTGGTGCCCATCGTCATCGCCAAGGCGTATACGGCGGTGCGCATGCGAGCCACCACGGAAGCCTTCAGGAAGCGGCTGCTCGACGGCGGCCTGACCCTGAACGACTTCTGCGATCCGTTGCTGACCAGCCTGCCCGGCGGGGTGCCCCTGCTGGCGGAGGATGGCCGGTGCGTGGCTGCGGTGGCCGTGAGTGGCCGTGCGCTTGCCGACGATGCCGCGCTGGCGGCGACGTATGCCCGCCTGTTGCGAGAACGGTTGGACCCGGCCCG encodes the following:
- a CDS encoding GlcG/HbpS family heme-binding protein → MRTILLDDALHATMEAERLARADGGLPVCLCVTDGSGDLLAFVRMDGAPERLVPIVIAKAYTAVRMRATTEAFRKRLLDGGLTLNDFCDPLLTSLPGGVPLLAEDGRCVAAVAVSGRALADDAALAATYARLLRERLDPARGAD